A stretch of Bos mutus isolate GX-2022 chromosome 8, NWIPB_WYAK_1.1, whole genome shotgun sequence DNA encodes these proteins:
- the ZFAND5 gene encoding AN1-type zinc finger protein 5 isoform X1, whose amino-acid sequence MYKTNVLLSSVSQFGGYLCRKMAQETNQTPGPMLCSTGCGFYGNPRTNGMCSVCYKEHLQRQQNSGRMSPMGTASGSNSPTSDSASVQRADASLNNCEGAAGSTSEKSRNMPVAALPVTQQMTEMSISREDKVTTPKTEVSEPVVTQPSPSVSQPSTSQSEEKAPELPKPKKNRCFMCRKKVGLTGFDCRCGNLFCGLHRYSDKHNCPYDYKAEAAAKIRKENPVVVAEKIQRI is encoded by the exons ATGTATAAGACTAATGTCCTTTTatcttctgtgtctcagtttggAGGCTATTTATG CAGAAAAATGGCTCAGGAGACTAACCAGACCCCAGGGCCTATGCTGTGTAGTACAGGATGTGGCTTTTATGGGAATCCTAGGACAAATGGAATGTGTTCTGTTTGCTACAAAGAACATCTTCAGAGGCAGCAGAATAGTGGCAGAATGAGCCCAATGG GGACAGCTAGTGGTTCCAACAGTCCTACCTCAGATTCTGCATCTGTACAAAGAGCAGACGCTAGTTTAAACAACTGTGAAGGTGCTGCTGGCAGCACATCTGAAAAATCAAG AAATATGCCTGTGGCTGCCTTGCCTGTAACTCAGCAAATGACAGAAATGAGCATTTCAAGAGAGGACAAAGTAACTACCCCGAAAACAGAGGTGTCAGAGCCAG TTGTCACTCAGCCCAGTCCTTCAGTTTCTCAGCCCAGTACTTCTCAAAGTGAAGAAAAAGCTCCCGAGTTGCCCAAACCAAAGAAGAACAGGTGTTTCATGTGCAGAAAGAAAGTTGGCCTTACAG GGTTTGACTGCCGATGTGGAAATTTGTTTTGTGGACTTCACCGTTACTCTGACAAGCACAACTGTCCATATGATTACAAAGCAGAAGCTGCagc
- the ZFAND5 gene encoding AN1-type zinc finger protein 5 isoform X2, which yields MAQETNQTPGPMLCSTGCGFYGNPRTNGMCSVCYKEHLQRQQNSGRMSPMGTASGSNSPTSDSASVQRADASLNNCEGAAGSTSEKSRNMPVAALPVTQQMTEMSISREDKVTTPKTEVSEPVVTQPSPSVSQPSTSQSEEKAPELPKPKKNRCFMCRKKVGLTGFDCRCGNLFCGLHRYSDKHNCPYDYKAEAAAKIRKENPVVVAEKIQRI from the exons ATGGCTCAGGAGACTAACCAGACCCCAGGGCCTATGCTGTGTAGTACAGGATGTGGCTTTTATGGGAATCCTAGGACAAATGGAATGTGTTCTGTTTGCTACAAAGAACATCTTCAGAGGCAGCAGAATAGTGGCAGAATGAGCCCAATGG GGACAGCTAGTGGTTCCAACAGTCCTACCTCAGATTCTGCATCTGTACAAAGAGCAGACGCTAGTTTAAACAACTGTGAAGGTGCTGCTGGCAGCACATCTGAAAAATCAAG AAATATGCCTGTGGCTGCCTTGCCTGTAACTCAGCAAATGACAGAAATGAGCATTTCAAGAGAGGACAAAGTAACTACCCCGAAAACAGAGGTGTCAGAGCCAG TTGTCACTCAGCCCAGTCCTTCAGTTTCTCAGCCCAGTACTTCTCAAAGTGAAGAAAAAGCTCCCGAGTTGCCCAAACCAAAGAAGAACAGGTGTTTCATGTGCAGAAAGAAAGTTGGCCTTACAG GGTTTGACTGCCGATGTGGAAATTTGTTTTGTGGACTTCACCGTTACTCTGACAAGCACAACTGTCCATATGATTACAAAGCAGAAGCTGCagc